A window of Thermodesulfovibrionales bacterium contains these coding sequences:
- a CDS encoding transcriptional repressor, which produces MKKLKSIAKEGLDDFIQRCKSSGLKITPQRIAIYKEVLNSSKHPSADAIYSSIKKSHPHISFDTVNRTLLTFVKTGIIQIVEGSGDVRRFDPNINQHHHFYCAGCGAIMDFHDEKYDSLEIPDEIKKRFLVKKIRVVLEGYCEKCKKA; this is translated from the coding sequence TTGAAAAAGTTAAAGTCAATTGCAAAAGAAGGACTGGATGATTTTATTCAGCGGTGTAAGTCTTCTGGCTTGAAGATTACACCTCAGCGGATTGCTATATATAAAGAAGTCTTAAATTCATCTAAACATCCATCAGCAGATGCGATATACAGCAGTATTAAAAAAAGCCATCCCCACATATCTTTTGATACTGTAAACAGGACACTTTTAACTTTTGTAAAGACAGGTATAATTCAGATTGTGGAGGGATCTGGAGATGTAAGGAGATTTGATCCCAATATTAATCAACATCATCATTTTTACTGTGCAGGATGTGGAGCAATTATGGATTTTCATGATGAAAAATATGATTCCTTAGAAATTCCTGATGAGATAAAAAAAAGGTTTTTAGTAAAAAAAATCAGAGTAGTTCTGGAAGGTTATTGTGAGAAGTGTAAAAAGGCTTAA
- the cobJ gene encoding precorrin-3B C(17)-methyltransferase: MSKPLNTQNSNLTIAIFYLTRQGLNLAERLKALYPDASLLRFRSDIIPSLWKDSDALIFIMATGIVVRTIAPFINNKKIDPAVVVLDEKGKYAISLLSGHLGGANELAKKIAEFLGGEAVITTSSDINNLTPLDIWIKKHELVIENEDKLPQVATRLIDRGFLNVYSEGDMELPSDFIRVSEPHSADVVITNKDLRFMFNDSRLILRPKNLFVGIGCNSGTSEEEIEKALRKVLDDHGFSFLSIHSIATIDRKTEEPGLTEFARKYNFKIIPYTADELNSIIKGEHSKFPLSDSVFKATGAMAVAEPAALLASGSDGLSVRKQKIGNVTIAIAEKKFHKVIEDENKYSKKIYIIGTGPGDAGYIIPKAIEALRVSDVIIGYTTYIELIKDLVKDKEIISTGMTKEIERARMAVDLALSGRTVSVISGGDPGIYGMAGLVLEMIRKHELSLMHKGPKDKNPSLITHNSYLSIEIIPGISALNACAARLGAPLMHDFVCISLSDRLTEWSLIEKRLELAAQGDFVTVLFNPRSKGRPEHINRARDIFLKYRAPETPVGIVKGAMRKNERIVLTDLKHMPVHEIDMETTVIIGNSKTYIWNNWLITPRGYERKYTV, encoded by the coding sequence ATGAGTAAGCCTCTGAATACTCAGAACAGTAATTTAACTATTGCCATCTTTTATTTAACCAGACAGGGTCTTAATCTTGCCGAGAGGCTCAAAGCCCTTTATCCTGATGCCTCTCTGTTAAGATTCAGGTCTGATATCATCCCCTCTCTGTGGAAGGACTCAGATGCACTGATTTTTATTATGGCAACAGGGATCGTTGTAAGAACCATCGCGCCTTTTATTAATAATAAAAAGATAGACCCTGCAGTGGTTGTTCTTGATGAAAAAGGTAAATATGCCATAAGTCTCCTTAGCGGTCATCTCGGCGGTGCAAATGAGCTTGCCAAGAAGATTGCAGAATTTCTAGGCGGAGAAGCTGTGATTACAACTTCATCAGATATAAATAACCTTACACCTTTAGATATCTGGATAAAAAAACATGAGCTTGTCATTGAAAATGAAGATAAGCTTCCTCAGGTTGCCACGAGATTAATAGACAGGGGATTTTTAAATGTCTATTCTGAAGGAGATATGGAGTTGCCCTCTGATTTTATAAGGGTTTCAGAACCTCACTCTGCAGATGTAGTAATTACAAATAAAGATTTAAGATTCATGTTTAATGATTCAAGACTCATACTTAGGCCAAAAAATCTTTTTGTAGGTATTGGCTGTAACAGTGGTACATCAGAGGAGGAGATAGAAAAGGCGCTGAGAAAGGTCCTTGATGACCATGGATTCTCTTTCCTCTCAATCCATTCTATAGCTACAATTGATAGAAAGACTGAGGAACCAGGACTTACTGAGTTTGCAAGAAAATACAACTTTAAAATCATTCCTTACACTGCAGATGAACTTAATTCCATAATTAAAGGAGAGCACTCAAAGTTTCCCCTTTCAGATAGTGTTTTTAAGGCAACAGGTGCAATGGCTGTAGCCGAGCCAGCTGCATTGCTTGCTTCTGGGTCAGATGGCTTATCTGTCAGAAAGCAAAAGATTGGCAATGTGACGATTGCCATAGCAGAAAAAAAATTCCATAAAGTAATTGAGGATGAAAATAAGTACTCTAAAAAGATATACATTATTGGCACAGGGCCAGGTGATGCTGGTTATATAATACCTAAAGCTATTGAAGCCCTAAGGGTCTCTGATGTGATTATTGGTTATACCACTTATATTGAACTTATTAAGGATTTGGTTAAAGATAAGGAGATAATATCAACAGGTATGACCAAGGAGATAGAACGTGCAAGGATGGCTGTGGATCTTGCGCTGTCTGGCAGGACTGTATCTGTAATAAGCGGTGGTGACCCTGGTATCTATGGCATGGCTGGTTTGGTTCTTGAGATGATCAGAAAACATGAATTATCTCTAATGCATAAGGGGCCAAAAGATAAAAATCCATCATTAATCACCCATAACTCTTATCTATCTATAGAGATCATTCCTGGCATATCTGCCCTGAATGCCTGTGCCGCAAGGCTCGGTGCGCCATTGATGCATGATTTTGTATGCATAAGCCTTTCTGACAGACTTACTGAATGGTCATTAATAGAAAAGAGGCTCGAGCTTGCTGCTCAGGGTGATTTTGTAACAGTACTCTTCAATCCAAGAAGTAAGGGAAGACCTGAACATATAAACAGGGCAAGGGATATATTTTTAAAATACAGGGCTCCTGAGACACCTGTTGGAATTGTTAAAGGCGCTATGAGAAAGAATGAGCGTATTGTGCTTACTGATTTAAAACATATGCCAGTTCATGAGATAGATATGGAGACAACAGTGATAATCGGAAACTCTAAGACCTATATATGGAATAACTGGCTCATCACACCGAGGGGATATGAAAGGAAATACACAGTGTAA
- the katG gene encoding catalase/peroxidase HPI, which produces MEHQTKKQKRWITDWWPERLNLKILRQNCPYSNPYGATYDYPKEFETLNLEEVKEDLKKLMTTSQDWWPADFGHYGPLFIRLAWHSAGSYRIYDGRGGARTGDIRFPARVNWPDNMNLDKAVRLLWPVKQKYGKKLSWADLIILAGNVAIESMGCKTIGFGGGREDSWEPDEGVDWGPEQEMLRGKERFKEGKLEKPFAATEMGLIYVNPEGPEGNPDPAASAKEIREAFKRMGMNDEETVALVAGGHAFGKCHGACSDKYVGPDPDSSPIEQQGLGWKNNYLSGKGPDTFTSGFELAWSSTPTRFGISYLEFIFNYEWELTKSPAGKHQWVAKNATAIIPDAHDPNKKHPPMMLTTDLAFRFDPEYAKIARRFLENPEEFEKAFAKAWFKLTHRDLGPRECYYGPDVPDEVFIWQDPLPRRDYELIDEKDINELKDKIRSSGLSIRELIYTAWSSASTYRDSDRRGGTNGARIRLLPMKNWEINHPEDLQNIISVYERIKQEFDSKNNKGKRVSIADLIVLGGCVGIEESVRKAGFDLKVPFIPGRVDALQEQIDLSFYSEMEPFADGFRNYIKDVTKKNAEYLLVDKAQLLRLTVPEMTVLIGGLRVLGINYKYTNHGVFTNSPGVLSNDFFVNLLDMSVEWKPADEYSYVFNGYDSKNGSIRWTATRVDLIFGHHNELRAVCEVYGANDGKEKFIHDFISAWNKVMNLGRFDLNR; this is translated from the coding sequence ATGGAACATCAAACAAAAAAACAAAAAAGATGGATTACTGACTGGTGGCCGGAAAGACTTAATTTAAAAATTTTAAGACAGAACTGTCCTTATTCAAACCCCTATGGAGCAACTTATGATTATCCAAAGGAATTTGAAACTTTGAATCTTGAAGAGGTGAAAGAAGATTTAAAGAAGCTCATGACTACCTCTCAGGACTGGTGGCCTGCAGATTTTGGACACTATGGTCCATTATTTATCCGCCTTGCCTGGCACAGTGCAGGCAGCTACAGGATTTACGATGGCAGGGGTGGTGCTAGAACAGGTGATATTCGTTTCCCTGCAAGGGTTAACTGGCCTGATAATATGAATCTTGATAAGGCAGTCCGTCTTTTATGGCCAGTTAAACAGAAATATGGAAAAAAGCTTTCCTGGGCAGACCTTATTATTTTAGCGGGTAATGTTGCGATTGAGTCCATGGGTTGTAAAACAATCGGTTTCGGAGGAGGCAGGGAGGATTCGTGGGAGCCGGATGAAGGTGTGGACTGGGGACCTGAGCAGGAAATGTTGAGAGGAAAGGAACGATTTAAAGAAGGTAAATTAGAAAAACCCTTTGCTGCCACTGAAATGGGACTGATATATGTAAATCCTGAAGGACCTGAGGGAAATCCTGATCCAGCTGCTTCAGCCAAAGAGATAAGAGAGGCATTTAAAAGAATGGGTATGAACGATGAGGAGACAGTAGCCTTAGTAGCCGGTGGACACGCCTTTGGTAAATGTCATGGAGCCTGCTCTGATAAATATGTAGGACCTGATCCCGACTCTTCTCCAATAGAACAACAGGGACTGGGATGGAAAAATAACTATTTATCAGGAAAAGGTCCTGATACCTTTACATCTGGCTTTGAACTTGCCTGGTCCTCAACACCAACAAGGTTTGGTATTTCTTATCTTGAGTTTATATTTAATTATGAGTGGGAACTTACAAAGAGCCCTGCAGGCAAACACCAGTGGGTCGCAAAAAATGCTACTGCTATAATCCCTGATGCCCATGATCCAAACAAAAAGCATCCTCCAATGATGCTCACTACAGACCTGGCCTTCAGATTTGACCCGGAATATGCAAAAATAGCAAGAAGATTTCTTGAGAATCCAGAAGAATTTGAAAAAGCCTTTGCAAAAGCTTGGTTTAAGTTAACTCACAGAGACTTGGGACCCCGTGAGTGCTATTATGGACCTGATGTGCCTGATGAGGTTTTTATCTGGCAGGACCCCCTACCGAGAAGGGATTATGAATTAATTGATGAAAAAGATATAAATGAGCTTAAAGATAAGATCAGGAGCTCTGGTCTTTCTATCAGGGAACTCATTTATACTGCCTGGTCATCTGCAAGCACCTATCGTGATTCTGATAGAAGAGGTGGCACAAATGGTGCAAGGATTCGTCTTCTTCCAATGAAGAACTGGGAAATAAATCATCCAGAAGATTTACAAAACATAATATCAGTATATGAAAGAATTAAACAGGAGTTTGATAGCAAAAACAACAAAGGCAAAAGGGTCTCAATAGCAGACTTGATAGTCCTTGGAGGCTGTGTGGGTATTGAAGAATCTGTCAGAAAAGCTGGTTTCGATTTAAAGGTTCCCTTTATCCCTGGCAGAGTTGATGCCCTGCAGGAACAAATAGATCTTTCTTTTTATTCAGAAATGGAACCCTTTGCTGATGGCTTCAGAAATTATATAAAAGATGTAACTAAAAAGAATGCAGAATACTTACTTGTGGATAAGGCGCAACTTCTTCGTCTTACAGTTCCAGAAATGACAGTTCTGATTGGAGGTTTAAGGGTACTGGGAATTAATTATAAATATACTAATCACGGTGTATTCACTAACAGTCCAGGAGTCCTTTCCAATGATTTCTTTGTAAATCTTTTGGATATGTCCGTTGAGTGGAAGCCCGCTGATGAA
- a CDS encoding BPL-N domain-containing protein codes for MAYKTLKALGLSFELIRSEDIRKGCLKNYRMLFVPGGWASNKLRSLGIEGIEEIRRFVLRGGNYFGICGGAGLATIEGVGLLNIERKPTKQRVPSFSGRIELNIENHYIWKGLDSNIDSKCRIQDSCDADPSRIFYAWWPSQFVVNDKDINVVATFGNALPDAFSSDLNVGDVMEKGSWEEFENFYGINLNPERLKGEPAVVEGRYGDGRVLLSLIHFDTPGDENGAVVLKNIWEYLGDTEHSRIEYNPTCFIHQESVQSSKNHYFQTLHDCSSSIIDFGLRNFLWFWRTPMLLQWRRGVRGLEYCTLYIMTKELTALTEQETLQQQDLLLKDFTLFKEKALLLLMLERTDMQKGMITYEHSDNPDIKTLRVELFGNSKSYGGKFKQILDKIDQILYKKLISAPERI; via the coding sequence ATGGCATATAAGACATTAAAAGCCCTAGGACTTTCCTTTGAACTTATCCGCTCTGAGGATATAAGAAAGGGTTGTCTGAAAAATTACAGGATGCTTTTTGTACCTGGAGGATGGGCTTCAAATAAATTAAGGTCTCTTGGAATTGAGGGCATAGAAGAAATAAGGAGATTTGTCCTTAGGGGAGGCAACTATTTTGGAATCTGCGGGGGAGCAGGCCTTGCCACAATAGAGGGTGTAGGGCTCTTAAATATTGAAAGAAAGCCAACAAAGCAGAGGGTCCCGAGCTTCAGTGGAAGGATTGAGTTAAATATAGAAAATCATTACATATGGAAAGGTTTAGACAGTAATATTGATTCGAAATGCAGAATTCAGGATTCATGTGACGCTGATCCTTCACGGATATTTTACGCCTGGTGGCCCTCACAGTTTGTAGTTAATGATAAAGATATAAATGTAGTCGCCACCTTTGGAAATGCCCTTCCAGATGCCTTCAGTTCAGATCTTAATGTGGGTGATGTGATGGAAAAGGGTAGCTGGGAAGAATTTGAGAATTTTTATGGAATCAATCTCAATCCAGAAAGGCTCAAAGGCGAGCCTGCAGTTGTTGAGGGAAGGTACGGAGATGGAAGAGTTTTGTTATCCCTTATTCACTTTGATACACCTGGAGATGAAAATGGAGCAGTGGTGTTAAAAAATATCTGGGAATATCTGGGAGATACAGAGCATAGCAGGATAGAGTATAATCCTACATGTTTCATTCATCAGGAATCCGTACAATCTTCAAAGAACCATTACTTTCAAACTCTGCATGACTGCTCCTCAAGTATAATTGATTTTGGTTTAAGAAATTTCCTCTGGTTCTGGAGAACACCAATGCTTCTACAATGGAGGCGTGGCGTAAGGGGTCTTGAGTACTGTACCCTCTATATAATGACAAAGGAGCTTACTGCATTAACAGAACAGGAAACTCTACAACAGCAGGACTTACTACTAAAGGACTTCACTCTTTTTAAAGAAAAGGCCCTTCTTCTTCTTATGCTTGAAAGAACAGATATGCAAAAAGGTATGATAACCTATGAGCATTCAGATAATCCTGATATAAAGACTCTTAGAGTTGAGCTTTTTGGCAATTCCAAGAGTTATGGAGGCAAATTTAAGCAAATCCTGGATAAGATTGATCAGATTCTTTATAAAAAGCTTATAAGCGCGCCTGAGAGGATTTGA